Sequence from the Nitrospirota bacterium genome:
AAAAAGGGTATGATTTATATCATAGAAATTCAAAGGACTTTTTTTTAATAATTCCTCAATTCTTCAACAGTAGGAACAAAAAGGGAGGTGTATGTATGAGTAAAAAAGCCGCAAGAAATATATTCATCTTCGGCAGTCTTTTCTTCTTAGTAATTCTCGTTATACTTACAGTAGATACTATGGGGAAACTCGATGGTCGTGCGCCAGCGATAACAGAAAAGGTGACCGCCGGCAAAAAAGTATGGCATAAATACGACTGTATCGGCTGTCATACCATACTCGGTAATGGCTCTTATTTTGCACCGGATATGACAAAGATAGCTGAAAGGAAGCCTGTGGAGTATCTAAAGAGATACCTTAAAGATCCTAAATCGGTTAATCCTAACGCATCAATGCCAAAACTTGGCATGAATGATAGAGAAATAGATGACCTGATGGCATTTCTTGAATGGATATCTAAGGTAAACACCAATAACTGGCCACCTAAACCAATACTTGCTACTGCTGTAGCTGGAAGGGAAATGAGTCCTGGACAGGTCGTTTACCAGAACAACAACTGTAGTGTATGCCATGCTATAAACGGGATTGGTGGCACAACAGGTCCTGCTCTCACAAAGGTAGGAGCAAGAAGGGATGCAGACTGGCTGATAAAGTATCTCAAGGATCCAAAATCGGTTGTTCCTAATTCAGCAATGCCATCATTTAAACATCTAAGTGAAAGGGAACTCAAGGATTTAACTGATCATATGTTAACTCTTAAATAGTCAGATGGAGGTAACAAGATGAAATACGAAGGTCAAAAGATTGCGCAGAATTTTTTCACCGCAGCAGTTTTGCTTTCTCTTGTCCAGGTGATAGTAGGACTGATTGCGGCTCTACAGTTTATCTGGCCCGATTTTTTTATCCTCAATTTCAATACAATAAGGACGCTCCACATCAATGCACTGGTGGTATGGCTTCTGCTGGGACTCATGGGGGCAACATATTATGTAATCCCTGAAGAATCAGAGACAGAACTATGGAGTGTGCCTCTTGCCAAGTTCCAGTTCTGGGCAACTGTCATTACAGTCGTGCTTGTTGTCCTCGGTTACATATGGATGGGGATAAATCCACAGGCAAACAGGGAAGTCCTTGGCACACTATTTTTAAATGAGGGGAGGGAATATATAGAGGCGCCGAGGTGGGCAGATCTTCTGATAGTTGTCTCCGTGCTTCTGTTCATCTTCAATAATCTTATGACTGTGATGAAGACCAAAAAATGGACATCCATACAGGGGGTTCTTCTTGGTGGTCTTATATTCCTCGCATTGATGTATCTTCCAGGGATGTTCTTTACATCAAGCATGGTCAAAGACCAGTTCTGGTGGTGGTGGGTTATTCATCTCTGGGTAGAAGGTTCATGGGAGGTCATCGTTGGTGCACTTCTCTGTTTTATGCTGGTAAAACTCACAGGTGCAAAAAGGGAGGTTCTCGAGAAGTGGATGTATATCGAGGTAGGTCTTGTGCTCTTTACAGGAATACTCGGACTTGGGCATCACTACTACTGGATAGGTACACCTGAATACTGGCTATGGATTGGCGGAATATTCAGTGCCCTTGAGCCTATCCCGCTTCTTTTAATGGTATGGGACGCCTTCAGGAATACGAGAGAGATAAGAGGAGAGGTAAAGAATAAGATTGGTCTTTTCTTTGTAGTTGCCCATGCCATATTAAACTTTGTAGGTGCAGGACTGTGGGGTATTATACATACACTTCCTCAGGTGAATAAATGGACACATGGAACACAGATAACTACTGCACATGGACATCTTGCATTCTATGGTGCATACGCACTGCTCATATTTGCTGTGATCTATGTAGCCCTCCCTGAACTGAGAGGGGCAAAGGAGTTTACCCAGAAAAGAGGCTATTATGCATTCTGGTGGATGACCATCTCGATGTTTTTTATTGTACTTACAATCACAGGTGCTGGAATGGTTCAGACCTATATGGAAAGGCTCATGGGGCTTGATTATGTTGCTGTTAAGGCACATTATAATCTCTGGTTCTGGATATTCAGGGCGTTCTTTGGTGTAGGCTACCTTATCGGGATGGTGATATTCGTTATAGACTACTTCAAACTCGGTAAAGAACCTGTGCCTGCAATGAGA
This genomic interval carries:
- a CDS encoding cbb3-type cytochrome c oxidase subunit I encodes the protein MKYEGQKIAQNFFTAAVLLSLVQVIVGLIAALQFIWPDFFILNFNTIRTLHINALVVWLLLGLMGATYYVIPEESETELWSVPLAKFQFWATVITVVLVVLGYIWMGINPQANREVLGTLFLNEGREYIEAPRWADLLIVVSVLLFIFNNLMTVMKTKKWTSIQGVLLGGLIFLALMYLPGMFFTSSMVKDQFWWWWVIHLWVEGSWEVIVGALLCFMLVKLTGAKREVLEKWMYIEVGLVLFTGILGLGHHYYWIGTPEYWLWIGGIFSALEPIPLLLMVWDAFRNTREIRGEVKNKIGLFFVVAHAILNFVGAGLWGIIHTLPQVNKWTHGTQITTAHGHLAFYGAYALLIFAVIYVALPELRGAKEFTQKRGYYAFWWMTISMFFIVLTITGAGMVQTYMERLMGLDYVAVKAHYNLWFWIFRAFFGVGYLIGMVIFVIDYFKLGKEPVPAMRPAPERV
- a CDS encoding c-type cytochrome, which codes for MSKKAARNIFIFGSLFFLVILVILTVDTMGKLDGRAPAITEKVTAGKKVWHKYDCIGCHTILGNGSYFAPDMTKIAERKPVEYLKRYLKDPKSVNPNASMPKLGMNDREIDDLMAFLEWISKVNTNNWPPKPILATAVAGREMSPGQVVYQNNNCSVCHAINGIGGTTGPALTKVGARRDADWLIKYLKDPKSVVPNSAMPSFKHLSERELKDLTDHMLTLK